Proteins from a single region of Primulina tabacum isolate GXHZ01 chromosome 5, ASM2559414v2, whole genome shotgun sequence:
- the LOC142547091 gene encoding LOW QUALITY PROTEIN: pentatricopeptide repeat-containing protein At2g21090 (The sequence of the model RefSeq protein was modified relative to this genomic sequence to represent the inferred CDS: inserted 3 bases in 2 codons; deleted 5 bases in 3 codons; substituted 4 bases at 4 genomic stop codons) yields MFSLPHSPRTLTASFGKFHTKNRKHPCILQKSLYFSSKGQMREAVDSLPLLARKGFRLNSKIISNLIQQCADAKMGKEGRWVHRYLKITRSKHHGTFLSNHLINVYTKCGDIEKAREVFGKMSVKNLYSWNNKLSGYAKLEKLKTARRLFDKMPXVSWNTLVMAHVQSGQFDEAIKLYLQLRRLDIGFNEYSFAGVATICFKLRELCLAKQLHSXVLVVGFLSNLVLSSSIVDAHAKCGELWDARRLFDEMIKRDVLAWTTFVSAFAQWGDMDSAREVFATMPEKNSVSWTALIAGYAQNGIGNESLXVFMDMIKHRVEADXFTFSNSLLACASIISLECGRQIHSYMITSGVRLDAAVVSSLINMYWKCGKLGKGFSVLQKKTKQNVVLXNTMISARPLAHHGCGKRGIKMFADMARIAVKTPDSITLLALLNACSHSGHVQEGLVLFQSMTQEYNVNPDQQHYACVIDILGRSDXFDELMNQLKNSPHASSVFLVRCAGSLASRI; encoded by the exons ATGTTCTCTCTCCCCCATTCACCTCGCACATTGACAGCTTCGTTCGGGAAGTTCCACACAAAAAATCGCAAGCATCCTTGTATTCTCCAGAAATCTCTCTATTTCAGCTCAAAGGGTCAAATGCGAGAAGCAGTTGACTCATTGCCTCTCTTAGCTCGC AAAGGATTCCGTTTGAACTCTAAAATTATTTCCAATCTCATTCAACAATGCGCCGATGCGAAAATGGGTAAAGAGGGCAGATGGGTTCACCGTTATTTGAAGATCACGCGTTCAAAGCATCACGGAACTTTTCTGTCCAACCATTTGATTAACGTGTATACGAAATGCGGTGATATTGAGAAGGCTCGTGAGGTGTTTGGAAAAATGAGTGTGAAAAACTTGTATTCTTGGAACAATAAGCTTTCCGGGTATGCGAAGTTGGAGAAGTTGAAGACGGCGAGAAGGTTGTTCGACAAAATGCC TGTGAGTTGGAATACACTGGTGATGGCACATGTGCAGAGTGGGCAGTTTGATGAGGCTATAAAGCTTTATTTGCAGTTGAGGAGATTGGATATTGGCTTTAATGAGTATAGTTTTGCTGGTGTTGCAACAATTTGTTTCAAGTTAAGAGAGTTGTGTCTAGCTAAGCAATTGCACAGTTAAGTTCTTGTTGTTGGGTTCTTGTCAAATTTGGTTCTTTCGAGTTCTATTGTTGATGCGCATGCAAAATGTGGCGAGCTATGGGATGCTAGGAGGTTGTTTGATGAGATGATAAAGAGGGATGTTCTTGCTTGGACCACTTTCGTATCTGCTTTTGCTCAATGGGGTGATATGGATTCTGCTCGGGAAGTATTTGCCACGATGCCAGAAAAGAATTCTGTTTCTTGGACTGCTTTGATCGCAGGATATGCCCAAAATGGAATCGGAAATGAATCCCTTTAGGTGTTCATGGATATGATTAAGCATCGCGTTGAAGCTGATTAATTCACTTTTAGCAATAGCTTGTTAGCTTGTGCTAGCATAATTTCACTAGAGTGCGGTAGACAAATTCATTCATATATGATAACCTCAGGCGTAAGGCTTGATGCTGCTGTTGTGAGCTCTCTCATTAACATGTATTGGAAATGTGGAAAATTGGGGAAAGGGTTTTCAGTTCTACAAAAAAAGACCAAGCAGAATGTTGTGTTGTGAAACACTATGATCTCTGCA AGGCCATTAGCACACCATGGTTGTGGTAAACGAGGAATAAAAATGTTTGCAGATATGGCGAGAATTGCTGTTAAA ACTCCAGATAGCATCACGCTACTTGCCCTTCTGAATGCTTGTAGTCATTCGGGGCATGTCCAAGAAGGACTTGTGTTGTTCCAGTCCATGACTCAAGAATACAATGTTAATCCTGATCAACAGCATTATGCTTGTGTTATTGATATTTTGGGTCGATCGG gttttgatgaattgatgaaTCAGCTAAAGAACTCCCCTCATGCGTCTAGTGTTTTCTTGGTACGTTGCGCAGGCAGTTTGGCTAGTAGGATTTGA
- the LOC142547092 gene encoding uncharacterized protein LOC142547092, producing the protein MGAVVSQQVERRKSISTEKKVLVDLKQTGGTDFPCHDYCPSDRKNWMSCLGPEKLRINQIVWPGTHDSATNKIGIPFVSRPFAQCQSLSIYRQLVTGARVLDIRVQEDRRVCHGILLTYSVDVVIQDLKKFLSETQSEVVILEIRTEFGHDDPPDFDNYLEEQLGEYLIHQDEQVFGKTISELQPKRVICVWKPRKSPQPKPGSLLWSSGYLKDNWIDTDLPSKKFESNMKHLGEQQPVANRKFFYRVENTVTPQADNPVLCVRPVTNRIRPYSRMFISQCFERGLVDRLQIFSEDFISEDFVDACAGLTNARIEGKA; encoded by the coding sequence ATGGGAGCCGTCGTCTCCCAGCAAGTCGAGCGGCGAAAATCAATATCCACAGAGAAAAAGGTCCTCGTCGACCTGAAACAAACCGGGGGAACCGATTTTCCATGTCACGACTACTGCCCGTCGGACCGGAAAAACTGGATGTCGTGTCTCGGCCCGGAAAAGCTTCGGATCAACCAGATTGTCTGGCCTGGGACACATGATTCCGCCACCAACAAGATCGGAATCCCGTTTGTCAGCCGCCCCTTCGCGCAATGCCAATCCCTCTCGATCTACCGACAGCTGGTGACAGGAGCCAGGGTCTTGGATATCCGGGTCCAGGAAGATCGCCGAGTCTGCCACGGAATCCTCCTCACCTACAGCGTTGATGTCGTCATTCAGGACCTCAAGAAGTTTCTGTCGGAGACACAGTCCGAGGTTGTAATCCTCGAGATCAGGACAGAATTCGGGCACGACGACCCCCCTGATTTCGACAACTACTTGGAAGAACAACTCGGTGAGTATTTGATCCACCAAGACGAACAAGTATTCGGGAAAACAATCTCGGAACTGCAGCCGAAACGGGTCATCTGCGTTTGGAAGCCTAGAAAAAGCCCGCAACCGAAGCCGGGGAGCCTATTATGGAGCTCCGGGTACCTGAAAGATAATTGGATCGACACTGATTTGCCATCGAAGAAATTCGAGAGCAATATGAAGCATTTAGGGGAGCAGCAGCCGGTGGCGAACCGTAAATTCTTCTACAGGGTGGAGAACACTGTGACGCCTCAGGCTGATAACCCCGTTCTGTGCGTGAGACCCGTTACGAATAGGATCCGCCCGTATTCGAGAATGTTCATAAGTCAATGCTTCGAGAGGGGATTGGTTGACAGGTTGCAGATTTTCTCGGAAGATttcatttctgaagatttcgtGGATGCATGTGCAGGGCTTACCAATGCTAGGATTGAAGGCAAAGCTTGA
- the LOC142547093 gene encoding uncharacterized protein LOC142547093 isoform X1, with protein sequence MPSKRKRKSGGETRGSHPRNKYSDNPPDFCSLASLYPSFQPYVFYSREGKPKIDWTDFNATRELTRVLLLHDHGLDWWIPDGQLCPTVPNRSNYIHWIEDLLASNLVSGTRVDGRVNGFDIGTGANCIYPLLGASLLGWKFVGSDVTDVAIEWANRNVMNNPHITELIEIRRVECEDDIFDVEELQTKKQHSGECDLNSHDEKALEIVPAPSSVVGKKKGYCGSHVLLGVVKDGENFDFCMCNPPFFETMEEAGLNPNTACGGTSEEMVCIGGERAFISHIIGDSVQLKHRFRWFTSMVGRKSNLSMLVAELWDNGVTVVKTTEFVQGKTSRWGLAWSFLPASRMTISSQGIEKNNQSFMLEGLQRQYSAFHVLQSIESFLSCSGATCKVDAAAFRIDTTATREQCDAILKTGKGDKKGDHGFHHELETHNPSDDHHIQSDVLRFRISVFQQIPGTLLVRGSLHERESSNSGVFSLIFQHLEQVLRNKFCYERTLSDGSCSKNRR encoded by the exons ATGCCGAGCAAAAGGAAGAGGAAGAGCGGCGGAGAGACGCGAGGTAGTCACCCACGAAATAAATACTCTGATAATCCACCAGATTTCTGCTCGTTGGCTTCTCTCTACCCCAGTTTCCAGCCCTACGTTTTCTACTCTCGTGAAGGTAAACCCAAAATCGACTGGACGGATTTTAATGCCACCCGAGAGTTGACCAGGGTTTTGCTACTCCATGATCATGGACTCGACTG GTGGATTCCTGATGGGCAGCTGTGTCCTACAGTGCCCAACAGGTCAAATTACATCCATTGGATAGAAGATCTTTTGGCCTCAAACCTCGTTTCAGGAACCCGGGTAGATGGCAGAGTAAATGGTTTTGATATTGGAACTGGAGCAAATTGCATTTATCCCCTTCTCGGTGCTTCCCTTCTTGGTTGGAAATTTGTTGGTTCAG ATGTTACTGATGTAGCTATAGAGTGGGCGAATAGAAATGTAATGAACAATCCTCATATAACTGAGTTGATAGAAATTAGAAGAGTAGAGTGTGAGGATGACATTTTTGATGTGGAAGAACTTCAAACAAAGAAGCAACATAGTGGTGAATGCGACTTGAATTCGCACGACGAAAAGGCTCTTGAAATTGTGCCTGCACCATCATCTGTGGTGGGCAAAAAGAAGGGTTATTGTGGGTCACATGTGCTTCTTGGTGTTGTCAAGGATGGGGAGAACTTTGACTTCTGTATGTGTAACCCTCCATTCTTTGAGACGATGGAGGAAGCGGGGTTGAATCCAAACACGGCTTGTGGTGGAACTTCAGAGGAGATGGTCTGCATCGGTGGTGAACGGGCTTTCATCAGTCACATAATTGGTGATAGTGTCCAGCTGAAGCACAGATTTAG GTGGTTCACCTCAATGGTTGGAAGAAAATCAAATCTGAGTATGCTGGTAGCAGAACTGTGGGATAACGGAGTCACAGTGGTGAAGACAACTGAATTTGTTCAAGGCAAGACATCAAGATGGGGGCTTGCTTGGTCTTTTCTACCTGCTTCAAGAATGACGATATCGTCTCAGGGGATTGAAAAAAATAACCAGTCTTTCATGCTGGAG GGCCTTCAACGTCAGTATAGCGCCTTTCATGTTTTGCAGTCCATCGAATCCTTTCTATCCTGCAGTGGAGCCACGTGTAAAGTAGATGCTGCTGCATTCAGAATCGAT ACCACTGCTACGAGGGAACAATGCGATGCAATTTTGAAGACAGGAAAAGGTGATAAGAAGGGAGATCATGGTTTTCATCATGAGTTGGAAACACACAATCCTTCAGATGATCACCACATTCAATCAGATGTCTTGCGCTTTCGTATTTCG GTATTTCAGCAAATCCCTGGAACACTTTTGGTTAGGGGATCGTTGCACGAAAGAGAAAGCTCCAACTCAG GTGTATTTTCACTAATATTTCAGCATCTTGAACAAGTTTTAAGAAACAAGTTCTGCTATGAAAGAACATTATCTGATGGATCTTGCTCCAAGAATAGAAGATAG
- the LOC142547093 gene encoding uncharacterized protein LOC142547093 isoform X2, whose protein sequence is MPSKRKRKSGGETRGSHPRNKYSDNPPDFCSLASLYPSFQPYVFYSREGKPKIDWTDFNATRELTRVLLLHDHGLDWWIPDGQLCPTVPNRSNYIHWIEDLLASNLVSGTRVDGRVNGFDIGTGANCIYPLLGASLLGWKFVGSDVTDVAIEWANRNVMNNPHITELIEIRRVECEDDIFDVEELQTKKQHSGECDLNSHDEKALEIVPAPSSVVGKKKGYCGSHVLLGVVKDGENFDFCMCNPPFFETMEEAGLNPNTACGGTSEEMVCIGGERAFISHIIGDSVQLKHRFRWFTSMVGRKSNLSMLVAELWDNGVTVVKTTEFVQGKTSRWGLAWSFLPASRMTISSQGIEKNNQSFMLEGLQRQYSAFHVLQSIESFLSCSGATCKVDAAAFRIDTTATREQCDAILKTGKGDKKGDHGFHHELETHNPSDDHHIQSDVLRFRISFHL, encoded by the exons ATGCCGAGCAAAAGGAAGAGGAAGAGCGGCGGAGAGACGCGAGGTAGTCACCCACGAAATAAATACTCTGATAATCCACCAGATTTCTGCTCGTTGGCTTCTCTCTACCCCAGTTTCCAGCCCTACGTTTTCTACTCTCGTGAAGGTAAACCCAAAATCGACTGGACGGATTTTAATGCCACCCGAGAGTTGACCAGGGTTTTGCTACTCCATGATCATGGACTCGACTG GTGGATTCCTGATGGGCAGCTGTGTCCTACAGTGCCCAACAGGTCAAATTACATCCATTGGATAGAAGATCTTTTGGCCTCAAACCTCGTTTCAGGAACCCGGGTAGATGGCAGAGTAAATGGTTTTGATATTGGAACTGGAGCAAATTGCATTTATCCCCTTCTCGGTGCTTCCCTTCTTGGTTGGAAATTTGTTGGTTCAG ATGTTACTGATGTAGCTATAGAGTGGGCGAATAGAAATGTAATGAACAATCCTCATATAACTGAGTTGATAGAAATTAGAAGAGTAGAGTGTGAGGATGACATTTTTGATGTGGAAGAACTTCAAACAAAGAAGCAACATAGTGGTGAATGCGACTTGAATTCGCACGACGAAAAGGCTCTTGAAATTGTGCCTGCACCATCATCTGTGGTGGGCAAAAAGAAGGGTTATTGTGGGTCACATGTGCTTCTTGGTGTTGTCAAGGATGGGGAGAACTTTGACTTCTGTATGTGTAACCCTCCATTCTTTGAGACGATGGAGGAAGCGGGGTTGAATCCAAACACGGCTTGTGGTGGAACTTCAGAGGAGATGGTCTGCATCGGTGGTGAACGGGCTTTCATCAGTCACATAATTGGTGATAGTGTCCAGCTGAAGCACAGATTTAG GTGGTTCACCTCAATGGTTGGAAGAAAATCAAATCTGAGTATGCTGGTAGCAGAACTGTGGGATAACGGAGTCACAGTGGTGAAGACAACTGAATTTGTTCAAGGCAAGACATCAAGATGGGGGCTTGCTTGGTCTTTTCTACCTGCTTCAAGAATGACGATATCGTCTCAGGGGATTGAAAAAAATAACCAGTCTTTCATGCTGGAG GGCCTTCAACGTCAGTATAGCGCCTTTCATGTTTTGCAGTCCATCGAATCCTTTCTATCCTGCAGTGGAGCCACGTGTAAAGTAGATGCTGCTGCATTCAGAATCGAT ACCACTGCTACGAGGGAACAATGCGATGCAATTTTGAAGACAGGAAAAGGTGATAAGAAGGGAGATCATGGTTTTCATCATGAGTTGGAAACACACAATCCTTCAGATGATCACCACATTCAATCAGATGTCTTGCGCTTTCGTATTTCG TTTCATTTGTAG
- the LOC142547094 gene encoding uncharacterized protein LOC142547094: protein MADVKTGTVKWFNDQKGFGFITPDDGSEDLFVHQSAIKTDGFRSLGDGENVEFLVEYGSDGRAKAANVTGPDGGSVQGSTRGSYGGRDGGGGYGGRDGGGYNGGGGGYGGRDGGGYNGGGGGYGGRDSGGYGGSRGGNRGGGGGSGCYKCGENGHMARDCSQGGGGGGGGGRYGGGGGGGRYGGGGGGGGGGGCYTCGEEGHFSRECPSSNR, encoded by the coding sequence ATGGCCGATGTGAAAACTGGTACCGTCAAATGGTTCAATGACCAAAAGGGTTTTGGTTTCATCACTCCAGATGATGGGTCTGAAGATCTGTTCGTCCACCAATCTGCTATCAAGACCGATGGTTTCCGCAGCCTCGGAGATGGCGAGAACGTCGAGTTCTTGGTGGAGTACGGAAGCGATGGCAGGGCCAAGGCGGCCAACGTGACTGGTCCCGACGGCGGCTCTGTCCAAGGAAGCACTCGTGGTTCCTACGGGGGTAGAGATGGAGGCGGTGGTTATGGGGGTAGAGATGGGGGCGGGTACAACGGTGGCGGCGGTGGATACGGGGGTAGAGATGGCGGCGGGTACAACGGTGGCGGCGGTGGATATGGGGGTAGAGATAGCGGCGGGTACGGAGGAAGCCGAGGTGGGAATCGTGGCGGCGGTGGAGGCAGTGGTTGCTACAAGTGTGGTGAGAATGGGCATATGGCAAGAGACTGCTCGCAgggaggtggtggtggaggcGGCGGGGGTAGGTAcggaggtggtggtggaggtggaagatatggaggtggaggtggaggaggcgGCGGCGGTGGCTGCTATACTTGTGGTGAGGAGGGACACTTTTCTCGTGAATGCCCCAGCTCCAACCGTTGA